AATCTTCGATATAATCGGCCCAGGGGACCACACTGTCGGGCAGCGTCGCCATTGCCATGCGGCAGACGATCTCTGTTTCAGACATTAGCGTCTCGGCAGCGGGTTCAAGAACGCCGCGCGAGGCCGTCACATTCGCCATCGCATCTTCGATGGTGACGAATTCCTCGCCCTTTGCCGTCCGGATGATCTCGGAGCGGGCAATGACCGGAAGGATCAGCGCATCACTGCCGTGCACCAGATGCCCGCGGTTCAGCTTGGTGGCAATTCCGACCGTCAGATCCAGTCGGCGCATCGCGGCTTCGGCGCGGGCCGTATCCGGAACCGCACGGATGAAATTGCCGCCGAAGCCGATAAAGACCCGCGCCTGACCGGATTCCATCGCCCGCAGCGCATCCAGAACGTGATGCCCATGCGCACGGGGAGGAGTGAAGCCGAAGACTTCTCCCAGCCGGTCCAGATAGGCCTCTGTCGGCATTTCGTCGATCCCGACCGTACGGTCGCCCTGCACATTCGAGTGGCCCCGGATCGGCGCGATCCCCGCGCCGGGTTTGCCGAAATTGCCGCGCAGCAGCAGCAGGTTGGCAACCTGTTGCAGCAGCCCGGCGCTTTCCTGATGCTGGGTCAGCCCCATCCCATAGCTGATCATCGTCGCATCCGAATCTGCATAGATCTCGGCGCAGCGCCGGATCTGTTCCTCGGAGATACCTGAGGAGGCGACGATATCCTCCCAGCCATGCGACATGATATCGTCGCGCAGCGCGTCCAGCCCATCGGTATGCTCGCGGATGAAATCGTGATCGAGCACACTGCGACCGGACTCTTCGGCCTCGAACAGGGCGCGCATCATACCTTTCAGAAACGCCAGATCTCCGCCGATCTTGATATGGACGAACTCACTGGCGATGTCCGTTGACCGGAATGTCGCCATTTGCCGCGCATCCTGCGGGTCGGTGAATTTCATGAGGGCGCGTTCCGGCATCGGATTCACGGCCACCACGGGTACGCCGCGTTTCCGTGCCTCGACCAGATTGCCCATCATGCGCGGCGAGTTGGTGCCGGTATTCTGTCCGAAAATGAAGATCGCCTGCGTGTGATCGAAATCCTCCATCACCACGGTGCCCTTACCGATCCCGATTGACGGAGGCAGCCCGCGGCTGGTGGGCTCGTGGCACATATTGGCGCAGTCGGGGAAGTTATTCGTGCCGTATTCCCGCCCGAAGACCGAAAACAGGAAGGCCGGTTCATTCGCGGTCCGGCCGGATGTATAAAGCTCTGCCCGGTTCGGGTCGTCCAGCCCGCGCATATGCCGTCCGATCAGCGCGAATGCGTCGTCCCAACTGACCGGAACATAATGATCGCTGTCCGGATCATAGCGCATCGGCTCGGTCAGTCGGCCCTGCATTTCAAGCCAGTAATCGGATTTTGCGGCCAGATCGGTCACGCTGTGGGCAGCGAAGAAATCCCGGTCCACGCGGCCCTTGGTGGCCTCATGCGCAAGAGCCTTCACGCCGTTTTCACAGAATTCCAGTTTCTTGCGATGGGCGGCATCCGGGAACGCGCAGCTTGGACATTTGAAACCGCCGGGCTGGTTCATCGACAAAAGCGCCTTGGAGCCCTTCGTCAGCACGCTCTGCTCCATCAGCACACGCGCTGTCGCTGCCGCCGCACCCCAACCACCTGCGGGTTTCTCATAAGGTTTGTAAGGGGGCTTACGCTCCGCCATGTCATGTCCCTCCCTGCATGCCGTAGAAGAGAGAAGCATATCGCGAAACAATCCGCCATGCCTTTATGCAGGCCGGGCAGCCGGTAGTGGTAAGAAAAAGCCGCCCGTGCTGCCTGCATGAACACCGCATCAGCTCCAGCCGAACGCGGCGTGCATTGCCAGAAACCGGGGGCGCGGATAATCTGAAGGAAGCAGCCTGGAAAGGAGCCACGCATGAGTTGGAATCCCACCCTGTCCCCCGGCAATCCAGACGAAATCGGCCTCGATGCCGTTGAAACGGTGATTGTCCCGCGCAGCCGGGATCTTGGCGGTTTCGAGGTCAAGCGGGCCCTGCCCGCCCCTCAGCGCCAGATGGTCGGTCCGTTCATCTTCTTCGATCAGGCGGGACCGGCAGAGTTCCTGACCGGTCAGGGCATCGACGTGCGCCCGCATCCACATATCGGACTGGGGACGGTGACCTATCTCTATCAGGGGGATTTTCATCATCGCGACAGTCTCGGAACCGATCAGGTGATCCTGCCCGGCGCGGTCAACTGGATGGTTGCAGGCAAGGGGGTAACGCATTCCGAACGCACCTCGGCCCAGGCGCGAAAAGGGCCTCACAGCCTGTTCGGCATCCAGACATGGATCGCCCTGCCCGAGGATCGTGAGGATATGGACCCGGTCTTCGAACATCACGGCAAGACCGCCTTGCCGGAATTCGAGGCAGAGGGGATCCGCGCGCGGCTGCTTCTTGGCAATGCCTATGGCGAAACCGCGCCCGCCACGCTGTATTCCGAGACATTCTATCTGGACGTGACGCTTGCACCCGGTGCGCGGTTTCCCCTGCCCGACGACCACGAGGATCGCGGTCTGTATATCACGGAAGGCTCTGTCAGCGTCGCGGGGGATGAGTTCGAGGCAGGCCGCATGATGATCTTCCGCCCCGGCGACCGGATCACCGTTGCCGCCGGACCGCGCGGGGCGCGGCTGATGGCACTGGGCGGCGCGACGCTGAACGGGCCGCGCTATATCTGGTGGAATTTCGTTGCCTCAAGCCGCGAAAAGATCCGGGAAGCCCGCGAAGAATGGCGTGCCGCGAATTGGGGCGAAGGGCTGTTCGACCTGCCCGATGGCGACCGCCATGAATTCATCCGCGCCCCCGAGGAGCCTGTCCGGCGAGACTGATCCCCCCGGACGGTCTCACGCAAGTTCAGCGCCAGCCCATATCCGGGGCGACATGGCGCAGGATGCTGTCCATGACATGCACGTTATACGCGACGCCAAGCATGTTCGGCACGGTCAGAAGCAGCGTATCCGCCTCGGCGATGGCCTCATCCTGCTTCAGTTGTTCGACCAGCCGGTCGGGTTCATCCGCATAGCTGCGCCCGAAGATGGACCGGGTCCGGTCGATCACTCCGATCTCATCGTTGTCCTTCCCGCCGCGCCCGAAATAATGGCGGTCCTCATCCGTCATCAGCGCAAAGATAGAACGGCTGACCGAGACGCGCGGCTCACGCTCATGCCCCGCCTGCTTCCATGCCTCGCGATAGGCCCGAATCTGCTTTGCCTGCTGAATATGGAAAGGCTCTCCGGTTTCGTCGATCTTCAGGGTCGAGCTTTGCAGGTTCATCCCCTTGCCCGCAGCCCAGACCGCCGTCGCATCGGATGCCGCACCCCACCATATCCGGTCGCGCAGCCCCTCGGAATGCGGCTCCAGCCGCAGCAGACCGGGCGGGTTCGGGAACATCGGGCGCGGATTGGGCTGCGCGAAGCCGTTCCCGTCAAGCTGTTCCAGAAACACATCCGTATGGCGGCGGGCCATATCGGCATGGTCCTCGCCCTCCAGCGGCAGATAGCCGAAATGCCGCCAGCCATCGACCACCTGCTCGGGCGAGCCGCGGCTGATGCCAAGCTGCAACCGCCCGCCAGAGATCAGATCCGCCGCGCCGGCATCCTCGATCATGTAAAGCGGGTTTTCATAGCGCATATCGATCACGCCGGTGCCGATCTCGATTGTCGAGGTCCGCGCCCCGATCGCCGCCAGCAGCGGAAAGGGAGAGGCAAGCTGCCGCGCATAATGGTGAACGCGGAAATACGCCCCGTCCATGCCGATCCTTTCGGCCTCGACGGCAAGCTCGATGGACTGGATCAGAACATCCGCCGCGCTGCGCACCTGAGAGCCGCGCTCGGGCGACCAGTGACCAAAAGAAAGAAAACCCAAATTCTTCATCGGCAATCTCCACATTTCCTGCCTGCCCGAGCGGTATCCTCACGCCCGGACGAATTCACGAACCGACCGCTGCTGATGCGCAGGCGCGTCGATCACGGGTAACAACGCCGCTGACCGGGGGTTACGTTCCCGTCAGCGGCGTAAGATCGGTCAATTCGGAGGGTTTGTTATGCCGGAAAAGCTAGGCGTCGGTCTCTATGAATGCGAACCCGTTCGGCCCCAGTTCGACACGCCTGCCATTCACCGAGGCAGCCTGATGCGGCCCGACGATCTGCTGCCTGCTGGACGGAGGAAGGTTCAGCGAGACCTCATCCCTGCTCAGATTGAACACACAGATCAGCCCGCCACGCTGGAACATCAGAACCGGGTTAGGGCGGTTATAGAATTTCGCGACATCCCTGCCGTTCAGTTCGGACCGCCCGGACCGGAAGGCAAGCATCTGGCGATAGAAATGCAGGACGGACTGCGCGTCTTCCTCTTGCGCCGCGACGTTCCGCGCAAGCTGAGGCGGTTTGACCGGCAACCACGGCTTGCCCTCGGAGAAGCCGCCTGACGTACTGCTGTTGCCGTCCCAGACCATCGGCGTACGGCAGCCGTCGCGCCCCTTGTAATCGGGCCAGAAGCGGATGCCCGGCGGATCGGTCAATTCTTCGAACTCCAGATCGGTTTCCGTCTGCCCCAGTTCCTCACCCTGATAAAGGCAGACCGAGCCCGGAAAGGACAGAAGCATCGCCGCTGTCAGCTTCGCCAGACTGTCCTGATCGGCGCCATAGTCCTGCCAGCGGGTCAGATGCCGGATCACATCGTGATTGGAAAATGCCCATGTCGGCCAGCCATCGGGCGCGATACGGAAAAACCTCTCGATCCGCGTACGGAAATGTTTCGGAGTGAATTCCGGCCCCAGCATATCAAAGCTGTAGGCCTGATGCAGCCTGCTGTCGCCTGCCGTATATTCGGCCATGATTTCGACGGCACGGGTTGAATCCCCGACCTCGCCGACTGTAGAGGCACCGAATTCATCGGTCAGTTCGCGGATCCGGGACAGGAAATCCAGATTCTCGGGCTGGGTTTTCGAGAATTTATGAATCTGCATCTCATAGGGATTCACCTGCGCTTCGCCCTTGCGGGCGGGGTTATTGCGCAGCTTCCTGTCATGCACATAGAAATTCACCGTATCCAGCCGGAACCCGTCAACTCCGCGTTCCAGCCAGAAGCGCATCGTGCCAAGCAGCCAATCCTGAACATCCGGGTTATGAAAATTGAAATCCGGCTGCGATGTCAGGAAATT
This sequence is a window from Paracoccus aerodenitrificans. Protein-coding genes within it:
- a CDS encoding FdhF/YdeP family oxidoreductase — protein: MAERKPPYKPYEKPAGGWGAAAATARVLMEQSVLTKGSKALLSMNQPGGFKCPSCAFPDAAHRKKLEFCENGVKALAHEATKGRVDRDFFAAHSVTDLAAKSDYWLEMQGRLTEPMRYDPDSDHYVPVSWDDAFALIGRHMRGLDDPNRAELYTSGRTANEPAFLFSVFGREYGTNNFPDCANMCHEPTSRGLPPSIGIGKGTVVMEDFDHTQAIFIFGQNTGTNSPRMMGNLVEARKRGVPVVAVNPMPERALMKFTDPQDARQMATFRSTDIASEFVHIKIGGDLAFLKGMMRALFEAEESGRSVLDHDFIREHTDGLDALRDDIMSHGWEDIVASSGISEEQIRRCAEIYADSDATMISYGMGLTQHQESAGLLQQVANLLLLRGNFGKPGAGIAPIRGHSNVQGDRTVGIDEMPTEAYLDRLGEVFGFTPPRAHGHHVLDALRAMESGQARVFIGFGGNFIRAVPDTARAEAAMRRLDLTVGIATKLNRGHLVHGSDALILPVIARSEIIRTAKGEEFVTIEDAMANVTASRGVLEPAAETLMSETEIVCRMAMATLPDSVVPWADYIEDYGLIRDRIADVYPEIYTGFSDRIRQPEGFHLAIPPRQRVWNTPNGKANFLVMPGLEMDDPVDDPQMLRLATVRSHDQFNTTIYSENDRYRGIRGDRMVLFLNGEDMQARGVSQGQSVALETISNDNIRRRVDGLTVVEYPLPPGSAAGYFPELNPLLPFDHHDRLTGTPAAKSIPVRILIGEHPSGPS
- a CDS encoding pirin family protein, whose amino-acid sequence is MSWNPTLSPGNPDEIGLDAVETVIVPRSRDLGGFEVKRALPAPQRQMVGPFIFFDQAGPAEFLTGQGIDVRPHPHIGLGTVTYLYQGDFHHRDSLGTDQVILPGAVNWMVAGKGVTHSERTSAQARKGPHSLFGIQTWIALPEDREDMDPVFEHHGKTALPEFEAEGIRARLLLGNAYGETAPATLYSETFYLDVTLAPGARFPLPDDHEDRGLYITEGSVSVAGDEFEAGRMMIFRPGDRITVAAGPRGARLMALGGATLNGPRYIWWNFVASSREKIREAREEWRAANWGEGLFDLPDGDRHEFIRAPEEPVRRD
- a CDS encoding LLM class flavin-dependent oxidoreductase is translated as MKNLGFLSFGHWSPERGSQVRSAADVLIQSIELAVEAERIGMDGAYFRVHHYARQLASPFPLLAAIGARTSTIEIGTGVIDMRYENPLYMIEDAGAADLISGGRLQLGISRGSPEQVVDGWRHFGYLPLEGEDHADMARRHTDVFLEQLDGNGFAQPNPRPMFPNPPGLLRLEPHSEGLRDRIWWGAASDATAVWAAGKGMNLQSSTLKIDETGEPFHIQQAKQIRAYREAWKQAGHEREPRVSVSRSIFALMTDEDRHYFGRGGKDNDEIGVIDRTRSIFGRSYADEPDRLVEQLKQDEAIAEADTLLLTVPNMLGVAYNVHVMDSILRHVAPDMGWR
- a CDS encoding alpha-amylase family glycosyl hydrolase, translated to MNDWWRGSVTYQVYPRSFQDSNGDGVGDLRGIASRLKYIAGLGVDAVWLSPVFTSPMADMGYDVSDYTDIDPLFGDLKDFDLLVSKAHEQGLKVIIDQVLSHSSDQHPFFVESRQSRDNPKADWYVWADARPDGSPPNNWASVFGGSAWEWDGHRKQYYLHNFLTSQPDFNFHNPDVQDWLLGTMRFWLERGVDGFRLDTVNFYVHDRKLRNNPARKGEAQVNPYEMQIHKFSKTQPENLDFLSRIRELTDEFGASTVGEVGDSTRAVEIMAEYTAGDSRLHQAYSFDMLGPEFTPKHFRTRIERFFRIAPDGWPTWAFSNHDVIRHLTRWQDYGADQDSLAKLTAAMLLSFPGSVCLYQGEELGQTETDLEFEELTDPPGIRFWPDYKGRDGCRTPMVWDGNSSTSGGFSEGKPWLPVKPPQLARNVAAQEEDAQSVLHFYRQMLAFRSGRSELNGRDVAKFYNRPNPVLMFQRGGLICVFNLSRDEVSLNLPPSSRQQIVGPHQAASVNGRRVELGPNGFAFIETDA